A stretch of Crossiella cryophila DNA encodes these proteins:
- a CDS encoding WD40/YVTN/BNR-like repeat-containing protein yields MRLFALMGLCATAALTLAGAVPATAAPAEVSSATRLSWELQPTGTDVRFRGLAAVNRQVAWLGGSKGTVLRTTDGGRSWQNVSPPGASALQFRDIEAFDARTAVALTIGEGEDSRIYRTGDGGKTWTESFRNTEPKAFYDCVAFFDRHNGLAMSDPVDGKFRVLSTRDGGRSWTVLPSAGMPAALPGEAGFAASGQCLVTSGPRDAWIATGGSAKARVFHTADRGRSWTVSETPLASKPSAGVFALAFRDKHTGIAIGGDFEQPSTAKDALARTGDGGRGWQVPPQAPGGYRSGATWLPYSYGGVLAVGPSGSDLSLDGGRHWKQFDAGSFDTVTCTPDLSCWAAGEKGRVARLRLG; encoded by the coding sequence ATGAGGCTGTTCGCCCTGATGGGGCTCTGTGCCACCGCCGCGCTGACCCTCGCCGGGGCGGTGCCTGCCACCGCGGCGCCCGCCGAGGTGAGTTCGGCCACCAGGCTGTCCTGGGAACTCCAGCCGACCGGCACCGACGTCCGCTTCCGCGGCCTGGCCGCGGTGAACCGGCAGGTCGCCTGGCTGGGCGGCAGCAAGGGCACCGTGCTGCGCACCACCGACGGCGGCCGCAGCTGGCAGAACGTGAGCCCGCCCGGCGCGAGCGCCCTGCAGTTCCGCGACATCGAGGCATTTGACGCCCGCACCGCGGTGGCGCTGACCATCGGCGAGGGCGAGGACTCCCGGATCTACCGGACCGGCGACGGCGGCAAGACCTGGACCGAGTCCTTCCGCAACACCGAACCGAAGGCCTTCTACGACTGCGTTGCCTTCTTCGACCGGCACAACGGCCTGGCCATGAGCGATCCGGTGGACGGCAAGTTCAGGGTGCTGTCAACGCGGGACGGCGGCCGGAGCTGGACCGTGCTGCCCAGCGCGGGCATGCCCGCCGCACTGCCCGGCGAGGCAGGCTTCGCCGCCAGCGGCCAGTGCCTGGTCACCTCGGGCCCGCGCGATGCCTGGATCGCCACCGGCGGCAGTGCCAAGGCCAGGGTCTTCCACACCGCCGACCGCGGCCGCAGTTGGACGGTCAGCGAGACCCCGCTGGCCAGCAAGCCGAGCGCGGGCGTGTTCGCACTGGCCTTCCGGGACAAGCACACCGGCATCGCCATCGGCGGCGACTTCGAGCAGCCGAGCACCGCCAAGGACGCGCTGGCCCGCACCGGCGACGGCGGCCGCGGCTGGCAGGTCCCGCCGCAGGCCCCCGGCGGCTACCGCTCCGGCGCGACCTGGCTGCCCTACTCCTATGGCGGCGTGCTCGCGGTGGGCCCATCGGGCAGTGATCTCAGCCTGGACGGCGGTCGGCACTGGAAGCAGTTCGACGCGGGCAGCTTCGACACCGTCACCTGCACCCCGGACCTGTCCTGCTGGGCCGCGGGGGAGAAAGGCCGGGTCGCGAGGTTGCGGCTGGGCTGA
- a CDS encoding aminotransferase class I/II-fold pyridoxal phosphate-dependent enzyme — MTTALAPTANWPFAELLSAAESVNAKVDPPVVDGAVGPTIVQNGRELVNFASINFLNLHQRPDVLEHFLSASREHGLTTGGSRMTQGISRPHLEMEQEICRVTGKERAISFATGLLANFGFLNAMTKYIDWGAGMKCDNSDAVVIMDRHSHWSLLKAAEHLEHGKRLHTFRHNSPEDLEKVLKRVSSPKVVVVIESVYSADGSIAPMNELIDICEKYGALSFVDDANGFMLYGPENRPFAEEFAAMRRATFVMMSFSKAIGIEGGAIAGPADAINAFEITSGTSMFTAAMQPPTASTVGLLIRTLDGDPSIVDNYLARVERFRARLTEIGAPPFETPSYITSVLIGKDETADLVKDAFIEKGFLIPMFMFPAVKRNQAVMRLIINNDHTEEQLEYFLSTLAELKAKHDF; from the coding sequence ATGACGACAGCCCTCGCGCCGACCGCTAATTGGCCCTTCGCCGAGCTGCTTTCCGCGGCCGAGTCCGTCAACGCGAAGGTCGATCCTCCCGTGGTGGACGGTGCGGTCGGCCCGACCATTGTCCAGAACGGCCGGGAGCTCGTGAACTTCGCGAGCATCAACTTCCTCAACCTGCACCAGCGCCCTGACGTGCTGGAGCACTTCCTTTCCGCATCGCGGGAACACGGCCTGACCACCGGCGGATCCCGAATGACCCAGGGGATCAGCCGCCCGCACCTGGAAATGGAACAGGAAATCTGCCGGGTCACCGGCAAGGAGCGCGCGATTTCTTTCGCCACCGGTCTGCTGGCGAACTTCGGATTCCTCAATGCGATGACGAAGTACATCGACTGGGGCGCCGGCATGAAGTGCGACAACTCCGACGCGGTCGTGATCATGGACCGGCACTCGCACTGGAGCCTGCTCAAGGCGGCCGAGCACCTGGAGCACGGCAAGCGGCTGCACACCTTCCGGCACAACTCGCCGGAGGACCTGGAGAAGGTGCTCAAGCGGGTCAGCTCGCCCAAGGTCGTCGTGGTCATCGAGAGCGTCTACTCCGCTGACGGCAGCATCGCGCCGATGAACGAGCTGATCGACATCTGCGAGAAGTACGGCGCGCTCAGCTTCGTCGACGACGCCAACGGCTTCATGCTCTACGGCCCGGAGAACCGGCCCTTCGCCGAGGAGTTCGCCGCCATGCGGCGGGCCACCTTCGTGATGATGTCCTTCTCCAAGGCCATCGGCATCGAGGGCGGGGCCATCGCCGGCCCGGCCGATGCCATCAACGCCTTCGAGATCACCTCGGGCACCTCGATGTTCACCGCGGCCATGCAGCCGCCCACCGCCTCCACCGTGGGCCTGCTGATCCGCACCCTGGACGGCGATCCGTCCATTGTGGACAACTACCTGGCCAGGGTGGAGCGCTTCCGCGCCCGGCTGACCGAGATCGGCGCGCCGCCGTTCGAGACGCCCAGCTACATCACCTCGGTGCTGATCGGCAAGGACGAGACCGCCGACCTGGTGAAGGACGCCTTCATCGAGAAGGGCTTCCTCATCCCGATGTTCATGTTCCCCGCCGTCAAGCGCAACCAGGCGGTCATGCGGCTGATCATCAACAACGACCACACCGAAGAGCAGCTCGAGTACTTCCTGAGCACGCTGGCCGAGCTGAAGGCCAAGCACGACTTCTGA
- a CDS encoding GNAT family N-acetyltransferase: MEIDGDLRFFTAERDGQLIAAAFGAFMRYPVWKNIKIPLFLAGSPANLGCGFLFRDESVVAETLPLLSAAMTTEAKALGAKVLLMRDFWDPGPEAAFAPRFAELGFRRVAQFPDAVLDVPWTEVDGWLASLPAKARKTAKRDARRVEAAGFRFEVHRGRPGPKLAGDMERLWLNLFHKYNDPDQILLPGEYFREVPALAESVLLLTWQGDDLVCFDMLQERGHLLESTYSGADYERIGSTPVHRFMGHQIIRHAIEGGFTLIDFGLSNEAAKLKMGCHLRVAWGYSKPLSPFAKLSRLDKLVFPDQDPIADLKKEMAKQQQADED, from the coding sequence ATGGAGATCGACGGCGACCTCCGCTTCTTCACCGCCGAACGTGATGGCCAGCTGATCGCCGCCGCGTTCGGCGCGTTCATGCGTTATCCGGTGTGGAAGAATATCAAGATCCCGTTGTTCCTCGCCGGTTCACCGGCGAACCTGGGCTGCGGTTTCCTGTTCCGCGACGAGTCCGTGGTGGCCGAGACCCTGCCGCTGCTTTCCGCCGCGATGACCACCGAGGCCAAGGCGCTGGGCGCCAAGGTCCTGCTGATGCGCGACTTCTGGGACCCGGGGCCGGAGGCGGCGTTCGCGCCGCGCTTCGCCGAGCTGGGTTTCCGCCGGGTGGCGCAGTTCCCGGACGCGGTGCTGGACGTGCCGTGGACCGAGGTGGACGGCTGGCTGGCCTCGCTGCCGGCCAAGGCGCGCAAGACCGCCAAGCGGGACGCGCGCCGGGTGGAGGCCGCCGGGTTCCGGTTCGAGGTGCACCGCGGCCGGCCGGGCCCGAAGCTGGCCGGGGACATGGAACGGCTGTGGCTCAACCTGTTCCACAAGTACAACGACCCGGACCAGATCCTGCTGCCCGGTGAGTACTTCCGCGAGGTGCCCGCGCTGGCCGAGAGCGTGCTGCTGCTGACCTGGCAGGGCGATGACCTGGTGTGCTTCGACATGCTGCAGGAACGCGGGCACCTGCTGGAGTCCACCTACAGCGGCGCGGACTACGAGCGGATCGGCAGCACCCCGGTGCACCGGTTCATGGGGCACCAGATCATCCGGCACGCCATCGAGGGCGGCTTCACCCTGATCGACTTCGGCCTGTCCAACGAGGCGGCCAAGCTCAAGATGGGCTGTCACCTGCGGGTGGCCTGGGGCTACAGCAAACCGCTGTCCCCCTTCGCCAAACTGTCCCGGCTGGACAAGCTGGTCTTCCCCGACCAGGACCCGATCGCGGACCTGAAGAAGGAAATGGCCAAGCAGCAACAGGCCGACGAGGACTGA
- a CDS encoding pyridoxamine 5'-phosphate oxidase family protein: MGQEFTEATDRAISILRENRYVTLATVDAAGPWAAALAFAPAAPGYLYFASQNDSRHGLAIAGDARVAGVIYNSTITSDEADGVQFSGTATAVEDDDQQLLLFLKRTGDLLIDPLEEEFAFFKQAEGLTLYRITVAAAYVLDQKRYVEEAVDAREEVNVSRLFAETEARYAE; encoded by the coding sequence GTGGGTCAAGAATTCACCGAAGCCACGGACCGGGCAATCTCCATTCTTCGGGAGAACCGGTACGTGACGCTGGCCACGGTGGACGCCGCAGGTCCCTGGGCCGCCGCCCTGGCCTTCGCCCCGGCCGCGCCCGGCTACCTCTACTTCGCCTCCCAGAACGACTCCCGGCACGGCCTGGCCATCGCCGGGGACGCGCGGGTGGCCGGCGTCATCTACAACTCCACGATCACCTCCGACGAGGCCGACGGCGTCCAGTTCAGCGGCACCGCGACCGCCGTCGAAGACGATGACCAGCAGCTTCTGCTCTTCCTCAAGCGCACCGGCGACCTGCTGATCGACCCGCTGGAGGAGGAGTTCGCCTTCTTCAAGCAGGCCGAGGGCCTCACCCTGTACCGGATCACGGTGGCGGCGGCCTACGTGCTGGACCAGAAGCGCTACGTGGAGGAAGCGGTTGACGCGCGCGAGGAGGTCAACGTGAGCCGGCTCTTCGCCGAGACCGAGGCGCGCTATGCCGAGTGA
- a CDS encoding class I SAM-dependent methyltransferase → MSSPTRQRLDSWLLGLDVKRYYSEMADRIAGLPDGPILEIPAGNGPLFKQAAGYRDRGPWIFADLSWHLLKQLAAKVEAVGAKRHLIIRADACALPIVDGTMAGAVSMFGIHCFHDKSAVFGELRRVVSEEGQIAVSTLTTDGHKLSQYYHQMSQKDGTFAPDNSWAEISTAARGQGLELHGTTGLGSARVFTARPKIHS, encoded by the coding sequence ATGAGCAGCCCCACCCGGCAGCGGCTGGACTCCTGGCTGCTCGGCCTGGACGTCAAGCGCTACTACAGCGAGATGGCCGACCGCATCGCCGGCCTGCCGGACGGTCCGATCCTGGAGATCCCGGCGGGCAACGGCCCGCTGTTCAAGCAGGCCGCCGGGTACCGCGACCGCGGCCCGTGGATCTTCGCCGACCTGTCCTGGCACCTGCTCAAGCAGCTGGCGGCCAAGGTCGAGGCGGTGGGCGCGAAGCGGCACCTGATCATCCGCGCGGACGCCTGCGCGCTGCCGATCGTGGACGGCACCATGGCCGGGGCGGTGTCGATGTTCGGCATCCACTGCTTCCACGACAAGTCCGCGGTCTTCGGCGAGCTGCGCCGGGTCGTCTCCGAGGAGGGCCAGATCGCGGTCAGCACGCTGACCACCGACGGCCACAAGCTTTCCCAGTACTACCACCAGATGAGCCAGAAGGACGGCACTTTCGCGCCGGACAACTCCTGGGCCGAGATCTCCACCGCTGCTCGCGGACAGGGCCTGGAGTTGCACGGCACCACCGGTCTCGGCTCCGCCAGGGTCTTCACCGCCCGCCCGAAGATCCACAGCTGA
- a CDS encoding NB-ARC domain-containing protein, with the protein MARASRASAPRTVVLSGPTGVGTTSLAVTLARQLTRDFPGGQFFVNLRANSDRPLHPGAAMGMLLGALGVPRDGIPTELEARARLYRSLLHGRRALIVLDNAVSEAQVQPLLPVSSTCLVMITSRQPLTGLTAVQRLQVEPLAEHEAMAVLGRAVGPHRATAQQEQLRHLARLCGRLPLALRLVGGMLAGHPQLPAVELSKRLLEVGRRIAPTVRGSVQVHAALAVAYRLLRPAAQLALRRLALSPESRYCAEMTSVLTECTSTEGTALLNELAVSGLITPIGDSEYFTCHEVVRAFAEDRLREESDPVAKFAAENRLLDWLIHTAISISSVYEQPKPTTVSGRFAARELRSPLEDSGSVEFDRLRATSGMDLGGAGSQEGQALRLLRQALVLAKRLGDKRKEGYVLLYLGTANERLQRHQEGVDHYLRSAAVFREIGSRTGEAAALGNIAHAAAPAQRYASS; encoded by the coding sequence ATGGCGAGGGCGTCTCGTGCGTCCGCGCCGCGGACCGTGGTGCTGTCCGGACCGACCGGGGTGGGCACCACCTCGCTGGCTGTCACCCTGGCCAGGCAATTGACCAGGGACTTCCCTGGTGGTCAGTTCTTCGTCAACCTCCGGGCCAACAGCGATCGTCCGCTGCACCCGGGGGCGGCCATGGGGATGCTGCTCGGCGCGCTCGGTGTGCCGAGGGACGGGATCCCCACCGAACTGGAGGCGCGGGCAAGGCTCTACCGCTCGCTGCTGCACGGCAGGCGCGCGTTGATCGTGCTGGACAACGCGGTCAGCGAGGCACAGGTGCAGCCACTGCTGCCGGTCAGCTCAACCTGTCTGGTGATGATCACCAGCAGGCAGCCGCTGACCGGACTCACGGCGGTGCAACGACTCCAGGTCGAGCCACTGGCCGAACACGAGGCGATGGCCGTGCTGGGGCGCGCCGTCGGCCCACACCGGGCAACCGCCCAGCAGGAGCAGTTGCGCCACCTCGCCCGCCTGTGCGGGCGGCTGCCCCTGGCACTCCGACTGGTCGGCGGCATGCTGGCCGGTCATCCCCAACTGCCCGCCGTCGAGCTGAGCAAGCGGTTGCTCGAGGTGGGCAGGCGGATCGCACCGACCGTGCGGGGAAGCGTGCAGGTGCACGCCGCACTCGCCGTGGCCTACCGGTTGCTGCGACCCGCGGCACAGCTCGCACTGCGCAGGCTGGCCCTCTCTCCGGAGAGCCGGTACTGCGCGGAGATGACCAGTGTGCTGACCGAGTGCACCTCCACCGAGGGCACCGCGCTGCTCAACGAGCTGGCGGTCAGTGGACTGATCACGCCGATCGGCGACTCGGAGTACTTCACCTGTCACGAGGTGGTGCGGGCCTTCGCGGAGGACCGGTTGCGGGAGGAAAGCGATCCCGTCGCCAAGTTCGCCGCGGAGAACCGGCTGCTGGACTGGCTGATCCACACCGCGATCAGCATCAGCAGCGTCTACGAGCAGCCGAAGCCGACCACGGTCTCCGGGCGGTTCGCCGCCAGGGAACTGCGGTCCCCGCTGGAGGATTCGGGTTCGGTCGAGTTCGACCGGCTCCGGGCCACCTCCGGCATGGACCTCGGCGGCGCCGGTTCGCAGGAGGGCCAGGCCCTCAGGTTGCTGCGGCAGGCGCTGGTGCTGGCCAAGCGGCTGGGCGACAAGCGCAAGGAAGGCTACGTGCTGCTCTACCTGGGCACCGCCAACGAGCGGTTGCAGCGACACCAGGAAGGGGTCGACCACTACCTTCGGTCGGCCGCGGTGTTCCGGGAGATCGGCAGCCGGACCGGAGAGGCGGCGGCGCTGGGCAACATCGCGCACGCGGCGGCTCCGGCCCAGCGCTACGCCTCGTCGTAG
- a CDS encoding ATP-binding protein codes for MARDNGLRTSSPVLVGRHRELGILAEAVARPPALVLVEGEAGIGKTRLLRELLTGIGTPVLLGHCQPLREPFPYGPVLEALGGLGNRVGPGLNPVTGALRSLLPEIAHRLPAQPEPLGDPAGERHRLFRAVRELLVAAGPALLVVEDLHWGDDGSRDLLRFLVASPPPELALVVTYRREDLGGALLGSAFRPAHGVSAAMLRLAPLDVAGVHEMSRAILGTPLPAAGFAARLHERTAGIPFVVEEALHALRDHAGEVRTATARRLLDHLRVPVLLREATTERLAALDPLAARIVRAAAVLGVPAEEDLLATVAGMTAGEVGAALVQALAGVVLHELPGRRYGFRHSLAQEAVYDTIPGPDRRQLHARAAAELAAAEPTPWVQLARHSREAGDLAGWRRHCEAAADHAAAVGEAGLATDLYQQLVELPQLSTPDIDRLAGKLGANAVRGVEQLDVSAVLRRVLDDPRLSPAARGATRMNLGFLLVRQAGGLEEGRRDIAMAIEEVGAQSPLGAKAMSVLAQPFRGTVALRENLRWMARAQKAIEADLDPELTLNLLANQLGSRVHLGDAGVRPDLDRLPRQAPTEAGRQHLTRAYCNLGDAFATTGHYRQARAWLDPGLQMAIEGGMPFIVSVARATAARLDFSTGCWDGLADRCARQLEDYRDLRPVATELSLVLGQLAVARGEWPEAEAHLGATGLDTPDDAFTPVIMVAAAAYTRMQLSRAEHEAALAHAEQGLAIVRRTGIWLWAAELLPLALVARMHAGQLPSAAELLTTFTAETTGKDAPLAAAAVLAGQGLLLGARGRLLAGAEALTAAATAYAALPHPYLAAQARQEAARLRLTAGETAVDELTEAAAAFDLLGATRDAASCRRHLREHGLTAPAAPARRGRRGYGPELSPRERDVARLLTHGRTNREIAEVLFLSPRTVEQHVAKVLRKLGLASRSDLVDLPS; via the coding sequence ATGGCGAGGGACAACGGCCTGCGCACCAGTTCGCCGGTGCTGGTCGGCAGGCACCGCGAACTGGGCATCCTGGCCGAGGCGGTGGCCCGGCCACCCGCGCTGGTGCTGGTCGAGGGCGAGGCCGGCATCGGCAAGACCCGGCTGCTGCGCGAACTGCTCACCGGCATCGGCACCCCGGTGCTGCTCGGGCACTGCCAGCCGCTGCGCGAACCCTTCCCCTACGGCCCGGTGCTGGAGGCCCTCGGCGGGCTGGGCAACCGGGTCGGCCCCGGCCTCAACCCGGTCACCGGCGCGCTGCGGTCCCTGCTGCCCGAGATCGCGCACCGGCTGCCGGCCCAGCCCGAACCACTCGGCGACCCGGCAGGCGAGCGGCACCGGCTGTTCCGGGCCGTGCGCGAGCTGCTGGTGGCCGCCGGACCGGCGCTGCTGGTGGTCGAGGACCTGCACTGGGGCGACGACGGCAGCCGGGACCTGCTGCGTTTCCTGGTCGCCAGCCCACCGCCGGAGCTGGCCCTGGTGGTCACCTACCGCCGGGAGGACCTGGGCGGCGCCCTGCTCGGCAGCGCGTTCCGGCCCGCGCACGGGGTCAGCGCGGCCATGCTCCGGCTCGCCCCGCTGGACGTGGCGGGGGTCCATGAGATGTCCCGCGCAATCCTTGGCACTCCGCTGCCCGCCGCCGGGTTCGCCGCCCGGCTGCACGAACGCACCGCGGGCATCCCGTTCGTGGTGGAGGAAGCCCTGCACGCCCTGCGCGACCACGCGGGCGAGGTGCGCACCGCCACCGCCCGCAGGCTGCTCGACCACCTGCGGGTCCCGGTGCTGCTGCGCGAGGCCACCACCGAACGCCTGGCCGCGCTGGACCCGCTGGCCGCCCGGATCGTGCGTGCCGCCGCCGTGCTCGGCGTGCCAGCCGAGGAGGACCTGCTCGCCACCGTGGCCGGGATGACCGCGGGCGAGGTCGGCGCCGCCCTGGTGCAGGCGCTGGCCGGAGTGGTCCTGCACGAGCTGCCCGGCCGCCGCTACGGGTTCCGGCACTCGCTGGCCCAGGAGGCCGTCTACGACACCATTCCCGGCCCGGACCGGCGGCAGCTGCACGCCCGCGCCGCCGCCGAACTCGCCGCGGCCGAACCCACCCCGTGGGTGCAGCTGGCCCGGCACAGCCGGGAGGCCGGCGACCTGGCGGGCTGGCGGCGGCACTGCGAGGCCGCTGCCGACCACGCCGCCGCGGTCGGCGAGGCCGGGCTGGCCACCGACCTCTACCAGCAACTGGTCGAACTGCCCCAGCTCAGCACCCCCGACATCGACCGGCTGGCCGGCAAACTCGGCGCGAACGCGGTCCGCGGGGTCGAGCAGCTCGACGTCTCCGCGGTGCTGCGCCGGGTGCTCGACGACCCCCGGCTCTCCCCGGCCGCCCGCGGCGCCACCCGGATGAACCTCGGCTTCCTGCTGGTCCGCCAGGCAGGCGGGCTGGAGGAGGGCCGCCGGGACATCGCGATGGCCATCGAGGAGGTCGGCGCGCAGTCCCCGCTGGGCGCCAAGGCCATGTCCGTGCTCGCCCAGCCCTTCCGCGGCACCGTGGCGCTGCGGGAGAACCTGCGCTGGATGGCCAGGGCGCAGAAGGCCATCGAGGCCGACCTGGACCCCGAACTGACCCTCAACCTGCTGGCCAACCAGCTCGGCTCGCGGGTGCACCTCGGCGACGCCGGGGTCCGCCCCGACCTGGACCGGCTCCCCCGGCAGGCCCCCACCGAGGCCGGCAGGCAACACCTGACCAGGGCCTACTGCAACCTCGGCGACGCCTTCGCCACCACCGGCCATTACCGGCAGGCCCGCGCCTGGCTGGACCCCGGGCTGCAGATGGCCATCGAGGGCGGCATGCCGTTCATCGTCAGCGTGGCCAGGGCCACCGCGGCCCGGCTGGACTTCTCCACCGGCTGCTGGGACGGCCTGGCCGACCGCTGCGCCCGGCAGCTGGAGGACTACCGGGACCTGCGGCCGGTGGCCACCGAACTGTCCCTGGTGCTCGGCCAGCTCGCGGTGGCCCGCGGCGAATGGCCGGAGGCCGAGGCGCATCTGGGCGCCACCGGACTGGACACCCCGGACGACGCCTTCACCCCGGTGATCATGGTCGCGGCCGCCGCCTACACCCGGATGCAGCTGTCCAGGGCCGAGCACGAGGCCGCGCTCGCGCACGCCGAACAGGGCCTGGCCATCGTGCGCCGCACCGGCATCTGGCTGTGGGCGGCCGAACTGCTGCCACTGGCCCTGGTGGCCAGGATGCACGCCGGGCAGCTGCCGTCAGCCGCCGAACTGCTGACCACCTTCACCGCCGAGACCACCGGCAAGGACGCGCCACTGGCCGCCGCCGCGGTGCTGGCGGGCCAGGGCCTGCTGCTGGGCGCCCGCGGCCGGTTGCTCGCCGGGGCCGAGGCACTCACCGCCGCCGCGACCGCCTACGCCGCGCTGCCGCACCCCTACCTGGCCGCGCAGGCCCGGCAGGAGGCCGCCCGGCTGCGGCTGACCGCGGGCGAGACCGCGGTGGACGAGCTGACCGAGGCGGCCGCCGCCTTCGACCTGCTCGGCGCCACCAGGGATGCCGCCAGTTGCCGCCGCCACCTGCGCGAACACGGGCTCACCGCACCCGCGGCCCCGGCCAGGCGCGGCCGCCGCGGCTACGGGCCGGAACTCTCGCCGAGGGAACGCGATGTGGCCAGGCTGCTCACCCACGGCCGGACCAACCGGGAGATCGCCGAGGTGCTCTTCCTGTCCCCGCGCACGGTGGAGCAGCACGTGGCCAAGGTGCTGCGCAAGCTCGGCCTGGCCTCCAGGAGTGACCTGGTAGATCTTCCGAGTTAG
- a CDS encoding S8 family peptidase, translating to MRKSTVVVCLTAVALSAAAGIGAGPVFAAEAAVVGASAPVPGSYIAVLKDVPSAASAAAMATRYGGDLGDTYTATIRGFHVRNLTATQARRLAADPAVRTVYQDGTARIAQTVTWGLDRSDQRALPLDRKYAPAGTGAGVTAYVIDSGIRKSHTEFGGRAAIGADFLNDGQNGNDCHGHGTHVAGTIAGKTYGIAKEAKVVALRALGCNGSAPDSAAVSAMEWVTKNGVRPGVVNMSLGMDNVGVGDEALKASVRAGFTYVVAAGNSSADACGTSPARVPEAITVGATGRTDNRAGFSNYGRCLDIFAPGESITSASHSSDTGTTGMSGTSMASPHVAGGAALVLGANKNASPAEVLKALLDKSTPNVVKNPGSGSPNKLLYVGK from the coding sequence ATGCGAAAGTCGACGGTCGTTGTCTGTCTGACCGCGGTGGCGTTGAGCGCTGCCGCGGGAATCGGGGCCGGTCCGGTCTTCGCCGCCGAGGCGGCGGTGGTCGGCGCGTCGGCGCCGGTGCCGGGCAGCTATATCGCCGTGCTGAAGGATGTCCCCTCCGCCGCCTCGGCGGCCGCCATGGCCACCCGCTACGGCGGCGACCTCGGGGACACCTACACCGCCACCATCCGCGGTTTCCACGTGCGGAACCTGACCGCGACGCAGGCCCGCAGGCTGGCCGCGGACCCGGCGGTGCGCACCGTGTACCAGGACGGCACCGCGCGGATCGCGCAGACCGTGACTTGGGGCCTGGACCGCTCCGACCAGCGCGCACTGCCGCTGGACCGCAAGTACGCCCCGGCAGGCACCGGCGCGGGCGTGACCGCGTACGTGATCGACAGCGGCATCCGGAAGTCGCACACCGAGTTCGGCGGCCGGGCCGCGATCGGCGCGGACTTCCTCAACGACGGCCAGAACGGCAACGACTGCCACGGCCACGGCACGCACGTCGCCGGGACCATCGCGGGCAAGACCTACGGCATCGCCAAGGAGGCCAAGGTCGTCGCGCTGCGCGCGCTGGGCTGCAACGGCAGCGCGCCGGACTCGGCCGCGGTCAGCGCGATGGAGTGGGTCACCAAGAACGGGGTGCGGCCGGGCGTGGTGAACATGAGCCTGGGCATGGACAACGTGGGTGTGGGCGATGAGGCGCTCAAGGCCTCGGTGCGCGCCGGGTTCACCTACGTGGTGGCCGCAGGCAACAGCTCCGCCGACGCCTGTGGCACCAGCCCGGCCCGGGTGCCGGAGGCGATCACCGTGGGCGCCACCGGCCGCACGGACAACCGCGCGGGCTTCTCCAACTACGGCCGCTGCCTGGACATCTTCGCGCCGGGGGAGAGCATCACCTCGGCCTCGCACAGCTCGGACACCGGCACCACCGGCATGAGCGGCACCTCGATGGCCAGCCCGCACGTGGCAGGCGGCGCGGCGCTGGTGCTGGGCGCGAACAAGAACGCCAGCCCCGCCGAGGTGCTCAAGGCGCTGCTGGACAAGTCCACGCCGAACGTGGTGAAGAACCCGGGTTCCGGTTCGCCGAACAAGCTCCTCTACGTGGGTAAGTGA